One Geotrypetes seraphini chromosome 15, aGeoSer1.1, whole genome shotgun sequence genomic window carries:
- the LOC117349250 gene encoding multidrug and toxin extrusion protein 2-like, producing the protein MLMLCLKWWTLEIGTFLTGWLGLVELGAQAVLYQIYMLAFLLPSALAVTANIRVGIALGARNVAQAKRSTSIVFSCTGFFALLTSIFAVALKNVLGAVFTNDTKIITLVSTLLPVFAAAHLFDAFTFTASGVLRATGKQLVGAIINGVGYCVIGLPLEISLMFPAKLGSLGLWLGILVSILLQFINLLVVILRLDWDKAMEEAQLRTGLNRKGHNLNLDSSAKKKSSYTGHPLGDITDPEQTTSAATSSPTGRVVLTKDLLVRRGAALGAAIAILIAAVLIRIFVS; encoded by the exons ATGCTTATGCTATGCCTGAAGTGGTGGACCCTTGAGATTGGAACGTTCCTGACAG GTTGGCTGGGGCTGGTTGAACTGGGAGCACAAGCTGTACTTTACCAAATCTACATGCTGGCATTCTTG CTGCCCAGTGCACTTGCTGTAACAGCCAATATCCGGGTCGGTATCGCTCTTGGTGCAAGAAATGTTGCACAGGCTAAGAGATCTACATCCATTGTTTTCTCTTGCACAG GGTTCTTTGCCCTGCTCACATCTATATTTGCTGTGGCATTGAAGAATGTACTGGGAGCTGTTTTCACCAATGACAC AAAGATTATTACCTTGGTATCCACACTCCTGCCAGTATTTGCTGCCGCACACCTGTTTGATGCATTTACT TTCACTGCTTCTGGAGTCCTAAGGGCAACAGGAAAACAGCTGGTGGGTGCCATTATAAATGGTGTGGGCTACTGCGTCATTGGACTACCGCTAGAAATCTCACTGATGTTTCCAGCGAAGCTTGGATCTTTAG GTCTGTGGCTGGGAATATTGGTGTCTATCCTCCTTCAGTTCATCAACCTTCTGGTTGTAATTCTAAGATTAGATTGGGACAAGGCCATGGAAGAG GCTCAGCTAAGGACTGGACTGAACCGAAAGGGTCATAATTTGAACCTGGATTCAAGTGCTAAGAAGAAAAGCAGTTATACAGGTCATCCATTAG GAGATATCACAGATCCAGAGCAGACAACCAGTGCAGCAACATCTTCACCTACTGGAAGAGTCGTGTTAACAAAGGACCTCCTCGTTCGCCGTGGGGCAGCCCTTGGCGCAGCTATTGCTATATTGATAGCAGCTGTTCTAATCCGAATTTTTGTTTCTTAG